In a single window of the Esox lucius isolate fEsoLuc1 chromosome 22, fEsoLuc1.pri, whole genome shotgun sequence genome:
- the atp5f1b gene encoding ATP synthase subunit beta, mitochondrial — protein sequence MLGAVGRCCTGALQALKPGVQPLKALAGSPSVLGRRDYAAPAAAAAFAHGRIVAVIGAVVDVQFDEGLPPILNALEVAGRESRLVLEVAQHLGENTVRTIAMDGTEGLVRGQKVVDTGDPIRIPVGPETLGRIMNVIGEPIDERGPISTKQTSPIHAEAPEFTDMSVEQEILVTGIKVVDLLAPYAKGGKIGLFGGAGVGKTVLIMELINNVAKAHGGYSVFAGVGERTREGNDLYHEMIESGVINLKDTTSKVALVYGQMNEPPGARARVALTGLTVAEYFRDQEGQDVLLFIDNIFRFTQAGSEVSALLGRIPSAVGYQPTLATDMGTMQERITTTKKGSITSVQAIYVPADDLTDPAPATTFAHLDATTVLSRAIAELGIYPAVDPLDSTSRIMDPNIVGAEHYDVARGVQKILQDYKSLQDIIAILGMDELSEEDKLIVSRARKIQRFLSQPFQVAEVFTGHAGKLVPLKETIKGFQSILNGEYDNLPEQAFYMVGPIEEVVEKAAKMAEELA from the exons ATGTTAGGAGCTGTTGGACGCTGCTGCACCGGTGCTCTCCAGGCACTCAAGCCTGGGGTCCAGCCACTGAAGGCCCTCGCTGGATCTCCGTCAGTGCTTGGAC GCAGAGATTACGCTGCTCCGGCTGCCGCCGCCGCATTCGCCCATGGCAGAATCGTAGCGGTCATTGGTGCCGTCGTCGACGTCCAGTTTGATGAGGGCCTCCCACCTATCCTCAATGCCCTGGAAGTCGCTGGACGCGAGTCCAGACTGGTCCTGGAGGTCGCGCAGCATCTGG GTGAGAATACTGTGCGTACCATTGCCATGGACGGTACAGAGGGGCTTGTACGTGGGCAGAAAGTTGTGGACACTGGCGATCCCATCAGAATCCCAGTGGGCCCCGAGACCCTGGGTAGAATCATGAATGTCATTGGAGAACCTATTGATGAGAGGGGACCAATCTCCACTAAGCA GACTTCACCCATCCACGCTGAGGCGCCTGAGTTCACAGACATGAGTGTGGAGCAGGAGATCTTGGTTACTGGCATCAAGGTGGTAGATCTGCTGGCTCCCTACGCCAAGGGAGGCAAAATCG GTCTGTTTGGCGGTGCCGGCGTGGGCAAGACTGTGTTGATCATGGAGTTGATTAACAACGTGGCCAAAGCCCACGGTGGTTATTCGGTGTTCGCCGGAGTGGGAGAGCGTACCCGCGAGGGAAACGACTTGTACCACGAGATGATTGAGTCCGGTGTCATCAACCTGAAAGACACCACCTCAAAG gtggcTCTGGTGTACGGACAGATGAACGAGCCCCCAGGTGCCCGTGCCCGTGTGGCCCTCACTGGCTTGACTGTGGCAGAGTACTTCCGTGACCAGGAGGGTCAGGACGTGCTGCTCTTCATCGACAACATCTTCCGCTTCACCCAGGCCGGCTCGGAGGTGTCCGCCCTTCTGGGCCGCATCCCCTCGGCTGTGGGCTACCAACCCACCCTGGCTACTGACATGGGCACCATGCAGGAGCGGATCACCACCACCAAGAAGGGTTCAATCACCTCTGTGCAG GCCATCTATGTGCCCGCTGATGATCTGACTGACCCTGCCCCTGCCACCACCTTCGCTCACTTGGATGCCACCACCGTGCTGTCCCGTGCCATCGCTGAGCTGGGCATCTACCCTGCTGTGGATCCATTGGATTCCACCTCTCGTATCATGGACCCCAACATCGTAGGCGCTGAACACTACGATGTTGCCCGTGGCGTGCAGAAGATCCTCCAG GACTACAAATCCCTGCAGGACATCATTGCCATCCTGGGTATGGATGAGTTGTCTGAGGAGGACAAGCTGATCGTGTCTCGCGCTCGTAAGATCCAGCGTTTCCTGTCCCAGCCCTTCCAGGTGGCTGAGGTTTTCACTGGTCATGCCGGCAAGCTGGTGCCCCTCAAGGAGACCATCAAAGGCTTCCAGAGCATTCTCAACG GTGAGTATGATAACCTGCCAGAACAGGCCTTCTACATGGTCGGGCCTATTGAGGAGGTGGTCGAGAAAGCCGCCAAAATGGCGGAGGAGCTTGcataa
- the LOC105019993 gene encoding 2-oxoglutarate receptor 1, with the protein MTCIATHSTVMSSIISYGNESSQNCTNVALLTKHYYLPVIYSVICLVGILGNIVAITIYLAKLRPWKSSEVIMVNLALTDLLYVLSLPFLVYYYANSDSWTLGNFMCRFVRFGFHLNLYGSILFLTCLAVFRYVVVMHPLRAPEVQRKRWGFVACAAVWAIAVVEIWPLLTILNLVEKNNTTQCLDFASSDPVELLWWYSWLLTVVNFLLPLVVVVVCYVCIRRKLATGPHNPGKIRARRLTVLVLVVFVACFLPYHVLRALRIAVRMNPHSPCMLENWVHAVYIMSRPMTGLNTFFNLALYTMGGEKFQQAALCVFPGGHCWARAGTHSNRTSTAIRGSNTTSIEEIATTETDTNQREI; encoded by the coding sequence ATGACCTGCATCGCCACTCACAGCACAGTCATGTCCAGCATAATTTCCTACGGGAATGAATCCTCCCAAAACTGCACCAATGTGGCACTCCTGACAAAACATTACTACCTGCCCGTCATATATAGTGTAATTTGCCTAGTGGGAATCCTGGGTAACATCGTGGCCATCACCATCTACCTGGCTAAACTGCGACCATGGAAGTCCAGCGAAGTCATTATGGTCAACCTGGCTTTAACCGATCTGTTGTATGTTCTGAGTCTGCCTTTTCTTGTCTATTACTACGCCAACAGTGACTCCTGGACCCTGGGTAACTTCATGTGCCGCTTTGTACGTTTTGGTTTCCACTTAAACCTGTATGGTAGTATACTGTTCCTCACCTGTTTGGCAGTGTTTCGATATGTCGTGGTGATGCATCCGCTCAGGGCGCCAGAGGTACAGCGAAAGAGGTGGGGTTTTGTGGCATGCGCGGCCGTTTGGGCGATCGCAGTGGTGGAGATCTGGCCCTTACTCACCATATTGAACTTGGTGGAGAAGAACAACACGACCCAATGTTTGGACTTTGCCAGCAGCGACCCAGTCGAACTGCTGTGGTGGTACAGCTGGCTGCTGACCGTGGTGAACTTCCTGCTGCCcctagtggtggtggtggtgtgttaCGTCTGTATCAGGAGGAAACTAGCCACGGGGCCCCACAACCCCGGCAAGATACGCGCACGCCGCCTCACCGTGCTGGTCCTGGTGGTGTTCGTGGCATGCTTCCTGCCCTACCACGTCCTGAGGGCTCTAAGAATAGCTGTCCGGATGAATCCACATTCACCGTGCATGTTGGAGAACTGGGTCCATGCCGTGTAcatcatgtccaggcccatgaCGGGGCTCAACACCTTCTTCAACCTGGCATTGTACACCATGGGAGGAGAAAAGTTCCAGCAGGCTGCCCTCTGTGTGTTCCCCGGTGGCCATTGTTGGGCCAGGGCCGGGACACATTCCAACCGCACCTCGACTGCCATCCGTGGATCCAACACAACTTCCATCGAAGAGATAGCAACCACTGAAACGGACACCAATCAACgtgaaatataa
- the LOC105019994 gene encoding kelch-like protein 41b, translating into MDPVAIKEELRLFQSTLLQDGLKELLNENKFVDCTLKVGDRSFPCHKLIMAACSPYFREILFSEDGTEVKATKEVVLDDVNPSILDMIITYLYSAEIDLTDDNVQDIFAVANRFQIPSVFTVCVNYLQKKLSLTNCLAIFRMGLVLNVPRLAISARDYIADRFEILSKDEEFLQLAPHELFAIIGGDSVNVEKEEVVFEALMNWVRHDKEKRAKVLSDAFECIRFRLMPEKYFSEKVAADEIIKADPELMKKVQAVKDAFQGKLPEKTKKEAGEVGEDGKGDEAEEEDLFPGFLNDNRRHGMYTRELILMINDTAAVAYDVNENECFLTALSEQIPRNHVSLTSQKNELYIVGGLFVDEEDKDAPLQCYFYQLDTLAADWVALPPMPSPRALFSMGESEHLLFVIAGKDLQSNDSLDSVMCYDVQKMKWSETKKLPLKIHGHSVVSHKGLVYCLGGKTDDNKALNKMFVYNHKQSEWRELAAMKTARAMFGATVHNGKIVVVGGVNEEGLTAASEVYNFGTNKWEEFTDFPQERSSVNLLSSGGSLFAVGGFTIIQNDNKEMVPAEVTDIWQFEEDKKEWGGMLREMRYAAGASCASMRLNVAKMPKL; encoded by the exons ATGGACCCTGTAGCCATCAAGGAGGAGCTGCGCCTCTTTCAGAGCACCTTACTCCAGGATGGACTCAAGGAGCTGCTGAACGAGAACAAGTTTGTGGACTGCACTCTGAAAGTGGGAGACCGGAGCTTCCCCTGCCACAAACTCATCATGGCCGCCTGCAGCCCCTACTTCAGGGAGATATTGTTCTCAGAAGACGGCACAGAGGTGAAAGCCACCAAGGAAGTGGTCCTGGACGACGTCAACCCCTCCATTTTGGACATGATCATCACCTATCTGTACTCGGCAGAGATCGACCTCACTGATGACAATGTGCAGGACATATTTGCGGTGGCCAATCGTTTCCAGATTCCTTCGGTCTTCACCGTGTGCGTTAACTATCTTCAGAAAAAGCTGTCTCTGACCAACTGCCTGGCTATCTTCAGGATGGGCCTGGTCCTCAATGTGCCCCGGTTGGCTATATCTGCCCGTGACTACATCGCGGACCGCTTCGAGATCCTCTCCAAAGACGAGGAGTTCCTTCAGCTGGCCCCTCATGAACTTTTTGCCATTATCGGTGGTGACTCGGTCAACGTGGAGAAAGAAGAGGTGGTGTTCGAGGCCCTCATGAACTGGGTCCGCCACGACAAGGAAAAACGTGCGAAGGTACTAAGCGACGCCTTTGAGTGCATCCGCTTCCGCCTGATGCCGGAGAAATACTTCAGCGAAAAGGTCGCAGCGGACGAGATTATCAAGGCTGACCCGGAGCTCATGAAGAAAGTCCAGGCGGTCAAAGACGCCTTCCAGGGAAAGCTCCCGGAGAAGACGAAGAAGGAAGCCGGTGAAGTAGGGGAGGATGGCAAAGGTGACGAGGCCGAAGAGGAGGACCTTTTCCCCGGTTTCCTGAATGACAACCGTCGCCACGGCATGTACACCCGCGAGCTGATCCTCATGATCAACGACACGGCGGCGGTGGCGTACGACGTCAACGAGAACGAGTGTTTCCTGACAGCCTTGTCGGAACAGATCCCCCGGAATCACGTCAGCCTGACGTCACAGAAGAACGAGCTTTACATTGTCGGAGGACTGTTTGTGGACGAGGAGGACAAGGACGCCCCCCTACAGTGCTACTTCTATCAG TTGGACACTCTTGCAGCTGACTGGGTAGCCCTCCCCCCTATGCCCTCCCCCAGAGCTCTCTTCAGCATGGGGGAGAGTGAACACCTGCTTTTCGTCATTGCCGGAAAAGACCTGCAGAGCAACGATTCCCTGGACTCCGTGATGTGCTACGATGTCCA gAAGATGAAGTGGAGTGAGACCAAAAAGCTTCCCCTGAAGATCCACGGCCATTCCGTGGTCTCTCATAAAGGCCTGGTGTACTGCCTTGGAGGAAAGACAGATGACAA CAAAGCCCTGAACAAGATGTTTGTGTACAACCACAAGCAGTCAGAGTGGAGGGAGCTGGCTGCCATGAAGACGGCCAGGGCCATGTTTGGAGCCACCGTTCACAATGGGAAGATTGTGGTGGTGGGTGGAGTCAACGAGGAAGGCCTCACTGCTGCGTCTGAAGTCTACAACTTTGGAACAAACAA ATGGGAAGAGTTTACTGACTTCCCCCAGGAGAGAAGCTCAGTAAACCTCCTGAGCAGTGGTGGGAGTCTGTTTGCTGTGGGAGGCTTTACCATCATCCAGAATGACAACAAGGAGATGGTACCGGCCGAGGTCACTGATATCTGGCA gtttGAGGAGGACAAGAAGGAATGGGGTGGGATGTTGAGAGAGATGCGTTATGCTGCCGGGGCCTCCTGCGCATCCATGCGCCTCAACGTTGCCAAGATGCCCAAACTCTGA
- the LOC105020031 gene encoding collagen alpha-1(XXVIII) chain — MSPSLPWLLLLCGLYSLQAQEDDEDYDERTVSRKAKNKPLTTNAIPVLEDCSLELAFLVDSSESAKDNHAQEKRFTTDVVDRLPGIQLQTGRGLSSRAALLQYSSHVIIEQTFKEWRGVANFKSRIAPVAYIGHGTYTTYAITNLTKMYLEESGPGSIKVAIMLTDGVSHPRNPDIFSALADAKNQGVRFFMVGITPAANEATNVAQLRLLASSPPNRYLHNLQDRGIVDKVIKEITELADEGCPLAQKCACEKGERGPGGPAGKKGRPGDDGNPGVKGSKGESGLSGLPGRDGIEGKPGYKGEQGDRGECGMPGIKGDRGPEGPVGTRGNRGLQGLPGPNGDVGPEGPPGKKGERGISGPPGIQGENGIGLPGPKGDVGFQGRHGPPGSPGLGEPGLPGPQGPQGVQGEKGPPGEGFAGPKGDRGLEGPRGPRGQPGAGIKGDKGEFGTPGFPGPIGRPGQGIQGEKGVEGPRGPPGGRGPPGDGYPGPKGDQGLPGEIGSTGERGAGEPGAKGEPGSSGLAGFPGLPGEDGAPGQKGETGAAGLRGPEGTPGIGIQGEKGDQGQRGIRGLAGPPGIAGPSGSKGEPGVPGRLGMPGLPGRGIVGPKGDLGPPGPPGALGETGYGLPGPKGDRGDPGPSGPFGPKGEGFPGPMGTPGLPGPSGEPGPEGQGVQGPKGEVGFRGLPGLPGPPGEGIQGLPGGVGRPGPPGPTGPPGQGIQGPKGEAGSQGVTGPRGPPGEGFSGAKGDRGSGGERGLKGIKGDLGDPGVPGQSGRPGIKGEMGLTREDIIKMIKEICGCGIKCKERPMELVFVIDSSESVGPENFEIVKDFVTALVDRVTVGRNATRIGLVLYSLEVQLVFDLARYLTKQDVKQAIRKILYMGEGTNTATAIRRATQDAFHSARTGVSKVAIVITDGQTDKREPLKLEIAVREAHAANIEMYALGIVNSSDPTQSEFLRELNLIASDPDAEHMYLIDDFNTLPALESKLVSQFCEDENGALIYNRLTNGFANNGHRNGNNWNQGNGNHGNGYATTTTTNRVDFNGGRQTGTGADTETYGQGGRIDITQPVNPGSTAVQTGPRDGVQKGGRLSPDWATGRVDTPTINRNSSSSSEESSSSSTAGSSSSSSSSSSSGTSSSSGSVQVVTALRPALPKEFAPLDPRCALVLDQGPCRDYNIRWYYDKQANACAQFWYGGCEGNQNRFDTEEECQRTCVVSRDASV; from the exons ATGTCACCCTCTCTGCCCTGGTTGCTGCTGCTCTGTGGACTCTACAGTCTCCAGGCTCAGGAGGACGACGAGGACTATGACGAGAGGACCGTTAGCAGGAAAGCTAAAAACAAGCCACTGACAACCAACGCCATACCGG TGCTAGAAGACTGCAGCCTGGAGCTGGCGTTTCTGGTTGACAGCTCTGAGAGTGCAAAAGACAACCACGCCCAGGAGAAGAGGTTCACCACAGATGTGGTTGACCGTCTGCCGGGCATCCAGCTCCAGACAGGCCGGGGTCTCAGCTCACGGGCCGCCCTCCTGCAGTACAGTAGCCACGTAATCATCGAGCAGACCTTCAAGGAGTGGCGCGGCGTGGCGAATTTCAAGTCCCGCATTGCGCCGGTCGCATACATCGGCCACGGCACCTACACCACCTACGCCATCACCAACCTGACCAAGATGTACCTGGAGGAGTCGGGCCCGGGAAGCATCAAGGTGGCCATAATGCTAACGGACGGCGTGTCGCACCCTAGAAACCCGGACATCTTCTCCGCATTGGCTGACGCCAAGAACCAGGGTGTGAGGTTCTTCATGGTGGGCATCACACCCGCGGCCAACGAGGCCACGAACGTGGCTCAGCTCCGGCTGCTGGCCAGCTCCCCGCCCAATCGCTACCTCCATAACCTGCAAGACAGGGGCATCGTGGACAAGGTCATCAAGGAAATC ACGGAGCTGGCGGATGAGGGG TGTCCTCTGGCCCAGAAGTGTGCGTGCGAGAAGGGAGAGCGAGGACCAGGAGGCCCTGCG GGCAAGAAGGGTCGCCCTGGCGATGATGGAAACCCAGGTGTTAAAGGATCGAAG GGTGAAAGCGGGCTGAGTGGACTTCCTGGGCGAGATGGGATAGAG GGAAAGCCTGGATACAAAGGAGAGCAG GGGGACAGAGGAGAATGTGGCATGCCTGGAATTAAAGGAGACAGG GGCCCGGAGGGGCCCGTTGGCACCAGGGGAAACCGAGGGCTGCAG GGGTTACCCGGTCCAAACGGGGACGTCGGCCCGGAGGGTCCCCCTGGGAAGAAA GGTGAGCGGGGAATTTCTGGACCACCTGGAATCCAAGGGGAAAATGGAATCGGTCTTCCTGGACCAAAG GGTGATGTGGGTTTCCAGGGGCGACATGGACCTCCAGGGTCACCGGGCTTAGGGGAACCTGGACTACCG GGGCCTCAAGGTCCGCAGGGGGTCCAGGGAGAGAAGGGCCCTCCGGGCGAAGGCTTCGCCGGACCCAAG GGGGACCGAGGCCTGGAGGGACCTAGGGGGCCCAGGGGACAGCCCGGCGCTGGAATCAAAGGAGACAAG GGGGAGTTTGGCACGCCGGGTTTTCCGGGGCCCATAGGCCGGCCCGGGCAGGGAATCCAGGGAGAGAAG GGTGTGGAGGGCCCTCGGGGGCCACCGGGGGGCAGGGGGCCACCAGGAGACGGATACCCCGGGCCCAAG GGTGACCAGGGATTACCAGGGGAGATCGGTTcaacaggggagagaggggcaggTGAACCCGGAGCTAAG GGCGAGCCAGGCTCATCCGGATTGGCTGGATTCCCCGGTCTCCCAGGTGAAGACGGGGCCCCGGGACAGAAG GGCGAGACGGGTGCTGCCGGTCTGAGGGGGCCAGAGGGAACCCCAGGCATCGGCATCCAGGGCGAGAAG GGCGACCAGGGTCAGAGAGGTATACGAGGCCTGGCCGGGCCTCCTGGGATCGCGGGGCCTTCTGGATCAAAG GGGGAGCCTGGGGTGCCAGGTCGACTGGGCATGCCTGGACTGCCGGGGCGGGGCATCGTGGGACCCAAG GGCGATCTCGGCCCCCCAGGCCCACCTGGAGCTTTGGGGGAGACGGGATACGGGCTGCCCGGGCCCAAG GGTGACCGTGGAGACCCTGGACCGTCGGGTCCATTCGGGCCCAAAGGGGAGGGTTTTCCAGGCCCTATG GGAACCCCTGGCTTACCGGGGCCTTCGGGGGAACCAGGCCCGGAGGGACAGGGAGTCCAGGGACCAAAG GGTGAAGTTGGCTTCAGGGGCTTGCCGGGTTTGCCAGGTCCCCCAGGCGAAGGAATTCAAGGACTTCCG GGTGGTGTTGGACGGCCAGGACCCCCAGGGCCGACAGGTCCCCCGGGACAGGGCATACAAGGGCCCAAG GGCGAGGCGGGGTCTCAAGGTGTGACAGGCCCTCGGGGACCACCAGGGGAAGGATTTTCAGGGGCCAAG GGTGACCGTGGCTCCGGAGGGGAGAGGGGCCTGAAGGGCATCAAAGGTGATTTGGGCGATCCCGGTGTTCCAGGACAATCA GGCAGACCAGGAATTAAAGGGGAGATGGGACTCACA AGAGAAGACATAATTAAAATGATCAAGGAGATTTGCG GCTGTGGCATCAAATGCAAGGAGCGGCCCATGGAGCTTGTGTTCGTCATCGACAGCTCGGAGAGCGTGGGCCCCGAGAACTTTGAAATCGTCAAGGACTTCGTGACGGCCCTGGTGGACCGTGTGACAGTGGGTCGCAACGCCACGCGCATCGGCCTGGTTCTCTACAGCCTGGAGGTCCAGCTGGTGTTCGACCTGGCGCGCTACTTGACCAAGCAGGACGTCAAACAGGCCATACGCAAGATCCTTTACATGGGGGAGGGCACCAACACGGCCACCGCCATTCGCAGGGCCACCCAGGATGCCTTCCACAGCGCCCGCACCGGGGTCAGTAAGGTGGCCATAGTCATCacggacggacagacggacAAGAGAGAGCCGCTGAAGCTGGAGATCGCGGTGCGGGAGGCGCATGCGGCCAACATCGAGATGTACGCCCTGGGGATCGTGAACAGCTCCGACCCGACGCAGTCCGAGTTCCTGAGGGAGCTCAACCTGATCGCCTCAGACCCCGACGCGGAGCACATGTACCTCATCGATGACTTCAACACTCTGCCAG CCCTGGAGTCCAAACTAGTCAGCCAGTTCTGTGAAGATGAGAACGGCGCGCTGATATACAACCGTCTCACCAACGGCTTCGCTAACAACGGCCACAGGAATGGGAATAACTGGAACCAAGGCAACGGGAACCATGGCAACGGCtacgccaccaccaccaccaccaaccgcGTGGACTTCAACGGCGGGAGACAAACTGGCACCGGCGCTGACACAGAGACGTACGGTCAGGGCGGCAGGATCGACATAACCCAGCCCGTCAACCCTGGCTCGACAGCAGTACAG ACAGGGCCGCGTGACGGAGTGCAGAAGGGAGGTCGTCTCTCCCCGGACTGGGCGACGGGTCGCGTGGACACGCCCACGATAAACCGCaactcgtcctcctcctccgaGGAATCGTCGTCCTCCAGTACCGCAGGgtcttcttcctcctcatcgTCGTCCTCCTCGTCGGGAACGTCTTCGTCCTCAGGCTCGGTCCAGGTGGTGACCGCACTACGACCGGCTCTCCCGAAAG AATTCGCCCCCCTGGATCCTCGCTGTGCTCTGGTCCTGGACCAGGGCCCGTGCCGGGACTACAACATCCGCTGGTACTACGACAAGCAGGCCAACGCCTGTGCCCAGTTCTGGTACGGAGGGTGTGAGGGGAACCAGAACCGTTTTGACACAGAGGAGGAGTGCCAGCGGACATGCGTGGTGAGCAGAGACGCTTCTGTGTAG